In Zalophus californianus isolate mZalCal1 chromosome 4, mZalCal1.pri.v2, whole genome shotgun sequence, the following proteins share a genomic window:
- the LOC113935113 gene encoding olfactory receptor 2M2-like isoform X1 translates to MLSWVIILRAPRSTVSKESSSDPGPIPHAEPDNSVLCIMDMGCVTTTVPQMLVHLVSKKKTISYIGSVTQMYIFLMLGITESWLFAIMAYDRYVAICHPLRYKVIMSTLLCGSMVAFCGFWGISCALIYTVSVMILPYCGPNEINHFFCEVPAVLKLACADTSLNYQVDFILGFILLLVPLSLIIIVYINIFAAILGICSAQGRLKAFSTCASHITVVTMFSIPCMVMYMRPGSESSPEEDKKLALFYNIISAFLNPIIYSLRNKDVKRAFRKVTGWGKAPE, encoded by the exons ATGCTGAGTTGGGTGATAATACTGAG GGCCCCCAGGAGCACAGTTTCAAAGGAGAGCTCCTCAGACCCGGGACCCATCCCTCATGCAGAACCCGACAACAG TGTCCTATGCATTATGGATATGGGCTGTGTCACCACCACAGTGCCCCAGATGCTGGTACACCTGGTTTCCAAGAAGAAGACCATCTCCTACATTGGAAGCGTGACCCAGATGTACATCTTCTTGATGCTAGGAATCACTGAGTCTTGGCTTTTTGCAATCATGGCTTATGACAGGTATGTGGCCATTTGCCATCCCCTGAGGTATAAAGTCATCATGAGTACTTTGCTATGTGGGTCAATGGTGGCCTTCTGTGGGTTCTGGGGTATCAGCTGTGCCCTGATATACACTGTCTCTGTCATGATTCTTCCCTATTGTGGTCCCAATGAGATCAATCACTTCTTCTGTGAAGTACCTGCAGTCTTAAAGTTAGCCTGTGCAGATACATCTCTCAATTATCAGGTAGACTTCATCTTGGGCTTCATCCTTCTGTTGGTTCCACTCTCCCTAATCATCATCGTGTATATCAATATTTTTGCTGCCATCTTGGGGATTTGCTCAGCCCAAGGGCGGCTCAAGGCCTTTTCCACCTGTGCTTCCCACATCACTGTGGTCACTATGTTCTCCATACCATGTATGGTTATGTACATGAGACCTGGTTCTGAGTCTTCCCCAGAAGAGGACAAGAAGTTGGCTCTATTCTACAATATCATCTCTGCTTTCCTCAACCCCATCATCTATAGTCTTAGGAACAAAGATGTGAAGAGAGCTTTCCGTAAAGTGACAGGCTGGGGCAAAGCACCAGAATGA
- the LOC113935113 gene encoding olfactory receptor 2A12-like isoform X3: MLSWVIILSVLCIMDMGCVTTTVPQMLVHLVSKKKTISYIGSVTQMYIFLMLGITESWLFAIMAYDRYVAICHPLRYKVIMSTLLCGSMVAFCGFWGISCALIYTVSVMILPYCGPNEINHFFCEVPAVLKLACADTSLNYQVDFILGFILLLVPLSLIIIVYINIFAAILGICSAQGRLKAFSTCASHITVVTMFSIPCMVMYMRPGSESSPEEDKKLALFYNIISAFLNPIIYSLRNKDVKRAFRKVTGWGKAPE; encoded by the exons ATGCTGAGTTGGGTGATAATACTGAG TGTCCTATGCATTATGGATATGGGCTGTGTCACCACCACAGTGCCCCAGATGCTGGTACACCTGGTTTCCAAGAAGAAGACCATCTCCTACATTGGAAGCGTGACCCAGATGTACATCTTCTTGATGCTAGGAATCACTGAGTCTTGGCTTTTTGCAATCATGGCTTATGACAGGTATGTGGCCATTTGCCATCCCCTGAGGTATAAAGTCATCATGAGTACTTTGCTATGTGGGTCAATGGTGGCCTTCTGTGGGTTCTGGGGTATCAGCTGTGCCCTGATATACACTGTCTCTGTCATGATTCTTCCCTATTGTGGTCCCAATGAGATCAATCACTTCTTCTGTGAAGTACCTGCAGTCTTAAAGTTAGCCTGTGCAGATACATCTCTCAATTATCAGGTAGACTTCATCTTGGGCTTCATCCTTCTGTTGGTTCCACTCTCCCTAATCATCATCGTGTATATCAATATTTTTGCTGCCATCTTGGGGATTTGCTCAGCCCAAGGGCGGCTCAAGGCCTTTTCCACCTGTGCTTCCCACATCACTGTGGTCACTATGTTCTCCATACCATGTATGGTTATGTACATGAGACCTGGTTCTGAGTCTTCCCCAGAAGAGGACAAGAAGTTGGCTCTATTCTACAATATCATCTCTGCTTTCCTCAACCCCATCATCTATAGTCTTAGGAACAAAGATGTGAAGAGAGCTTTCCGTAAAGTGACAGGCTGGGGCAAAGCACCAGAATGA